From the genome of Devriesea agamarum, one region includes:
- a CDS encoding DUF808 domain-containing protein, which produces MSGGLAGLLDDVAVLAKMAAANIDDVAVAAARASTKAAGVVVDDTAVAPQYVRGVQPSRELPIIKKIAIGSLRNKILFILPAALLLSQFLPWLLTPILMLGGTYLCFEGAEKIWAKLRGHHDDTPAVVKGADAEKTMVSSAVRTDFILSAEIMVIALNEVANEGLISRAVILLVVAVFITVLVYGVVALLVKMDDIGLHLAGKPSQASQRIGRGLVTAMPKVLNAISLIGMAAMLWVGGHIILVGVHELGLHAPYEWVHHLEHGVHGVPVIGGLLGWLINTFFSAILGLIWGAIIVAVMHVLPFGKKSGTH; this is translated from the coding sequence TGACGTTGCCGTGCTCGCGAAAATGGCGGCGGCAAATATCGATGATGTCGCTGTGGCGGCAGCCCGGGCCAGCACTAAGGCAGCCGGGGTCGTGGTGGATGACACCGCTGTCGCCCCTCAATACGTGCGCGGGGTGCAGCCCAGTCGTGAACTGCCAATCATTAAGAAGATCGCCATCGGCTCACTGCGCAACAAGATTCTTTTCATCCTGCCCGCAGCCCTGCTCCTCAGCCAGTTTTTACCATGGTTACTCACCCCCATTTTGATGCTCGGCGGCACCTACCTGTGCTTCGAGGGCGCCGAGAAAATCTGGGCGAAACTGCGAGGGCACCACGATGACACCCCGGCGGTTGTCAAAGGGGCGGATGCCGAAAAAACCATGGTCTCCAGCGCCGTGCGCACCGACTTCATCCTCAGCGCCGAAATCATGGTGATCGCGCTCAACGAGGTCGCTAACGAAGGTCTCATCAGTCGGGCGGTGATCCTCCTGGTCGTGGCCGTTTTCATCACTGTTCTGGTCTATGGCGTGGTGGCTCTGCTCGTCAAAATGGACGATATTGGGCTCCATCTCGCCGGTAAACCGTCACAGGCCTCGCAACGCATCGGGCGCGGACTGGTCACGGCAATGCCGAAGGTGTTGAACGCAATTTCCTTGATCGGCATGGCCGCAATGCTGTGGGTTGGCGGCCACATTATTTTGGTCGGGGTCCATGAGCTCGGATTGCACGCACCCTACGAATGGGTGCATCACCTTGAGCACGGCGTGCATGGAGTACCGGTTATTGGCGGTCTGTTGGGTTGGCTGATCAACACATTCTTTTCTGCGATTCTTGGCCTGATCTGGGGCGCCATCATCGTAGCGGTGATGCACGTGCTCCCCTTCGGCAAAAAGAGTGGGACACACTAG
- a CDS encoding SDR family oxidoreductase, which yields MTNIAVVTGAARGIGRAVAERLLADYPDLIVVAADILPIDWATHHPQKTPSNHTASPLTPCSRVRARHVDVTDERAVAELFTEAAELGHIQAVAHVAGIFTLRPIVDTPLKEYERIQRVNSTGTFLVLREAARAMSAQSIPQPVSDTPHTVSNSDTVPNPDTAPLSIDRSALPAGHNQPSTERNAAPPAAHNDRAIVAVTSNAARVPRIGMGAYGAAKASASSLATTLALELADQQIRCNVVCPGSTDTAMQREFWGENPDAGHKAAVHGDAAQYRLGIPLGRLASPEDVADAVAYLLSPGARHLTMQELYVDGGASLRA from the coding sequence ATGACCAATATCGCCGTCGTCACCGGGGCCGCCCGCGGGATCGGACGCGCCGTCGCTGAACGCCTACTGGCCGACTATCCAGATCTCATCGTTGTCGCCGCAGACATCCTCCCCATTGACTGGGCCACTCACCACCCGCAAAAAACGCCCAGCAACCACACAGCATCACCACTGACCCCCTGCTCCCGCGTGCGGGCCCGCCACGTCGATGTGACCGACGAACGCGCCGTCGCCGAGCTTTTCACCGAAGCCGCTGAGCTCGGCCATATCCAAGCGGTCGCTCACGTAGCCGGAATTTTCACCCTCCGCCCAATCGTCGATACCCCGCTCAAAGAGTACGAACGAATCCAGCGGGTCAATAGCACCGGAACATTCCTGGTTCTTAGGGAAGCTGCCCGAGCCATGAGCGCGCAAAGCATCCCTCAACCTGTCTCTGATACTCCCCACACGGTGTCTAACTCCGACACTGTGCCTAATCCCGACACCGCGCCACTATCTATAGACCGCAGTGCCTTACCTGCAGGGCACAACCAACCATCTACAGAGCGCAACGCCGCCCCACCTGCTGCCCACAACGATCGGGCAATTGTTGCCGTCACGTCTAACGCCGCCCGAGTGCCACGGATCGGTATGGGAGCATACGGAGCCGCCAAAGCTAGTGCCTCATCACTGGCCACCACCCTGGCGCTAGAACTCGCTGACCAGCAGATACGATGCAATGTCGTGTGCCCAGGATCAACCGACACCGCCATGCAACGAGAGTTCTGGGGGGAGAACCCCGATGCCGGCCACAAGGCCGCCGTCCACGGCGATGCCGCCCAATACCGTCTGGGAATACCACTCGGACGCCTAGCCTCTCCCGAGGATGTAGCCGATGCCGTCGCGTATCTGCTCTCTCCGGGTGCCCGTCACCTGACGATGCAGGAACTATATGTAGACGGAGGCGCTAGCCTCCGGGCCTAG